In Mesorhizobium sp. 113-3-3, a genomic segment contains:
- a CDS encoding PfkB family carbohydrate kinase yields the protein MSGRLVHIGSAVVDYVYRIDALPAPGTEKTASSFAQVAGGGFNMMVAARRTGMTVVFGGQLGSGPNGDFLRAAFAAEGIETLTPPSPVMDSGNCVAMISSDAERTFVSWPGAESVLTLDMMAPVSVTPGDWVFTSGYTLSYVGSRDALTDWIEALPANIPFVFDPTPVISEIPRPILSRVLARTTWLSCNAAEAAEIAGPGDVEALAARLLGDHCPQAAGIVIRSAAKGCHVRLADGTAQTVAGFKVDAIDTNGAGDTHIGAFVSALARGVYPFDAARYANAAAAISVTRHGGSSAPTDAEIQTFLSQAAASGAPGRTKKAHQTA from the coding sequence ATGAGCGGGCGTCTCGTCCATATCGGCAGCGCGGTGGTCGACTATGTCTACCGCATCGACGCCTTGCCGGCGCCGGGTACCGAAAAGACAGCATCGAGCTTTGCCCAGGTCGCCGGCGGCGGCTTCAACATGATGGTTGCGGCCAGACGCACCGGCATGACGGTGGTGTTCGGCGGCCAGCTCGGCAGCGGGCCGAATGGCGATTTTTTGCGCGCAGCCTTCGCCGCCGAGGGCATCGAGACGCTGACGCCGCCATCGCCCGTGATGGACAGCGGCAACTGCGTCGCCATGATCTCGAGCGATGCCGAACGCACCTTCGTCTCATGGCCGGGCGCGGAGAGCGTTCTCACCCTCGACATGATGGCGCCGGTATCGGTGACACCGGGCGATTGGGTGTTCACCTCAGGCTATACGCTGAGCTATGTGGGCAGCCGCGACGCGCTTACTGATTGGATCGAGGCGCTGCCGGCAAACATTCCTTTCGTCTTCGACCCGACGCCGGTCATTTCTGAGATTCCGCGTCCCATCCTGTCGCGCGTGCTTGCCCGCACCACATGGCTGAGCTGCAATGCAGCAGAAGCCGCCGAGATTGCCGGCCCAGGTGATGTCGAGGCGCTTGCGGCGCGGCTGCTTGGCGACCATTGCCCGCAGGCTGCCGGTATCGTCATCCGCTCCGCCGCCAAGGGCTGCCATGTCAGGCTGGCCGACGGCACGGCGCAGACCGTCGCCGGGTTCAAGGTCGATGCCATCGATACCAACGGCGCCGGCGACACCCATATCGGCGCTTTCGTCAGTGCGTTGGCGCGCGGCGTGTATCCGTTCGACGCGGCGCGCTACGCCAATGCGGCGGCGGCCATTTCGGTCACCCGCCATGGCGGTTCATCGGCGCCGACCGATGCGGAAATCCAGACTTTCCTGAGCCAGGCCGCCGCGAGCGGCGCGCCAGGCCGGACAAAGAAGGCCCATCAGACAGCCTGA
- a CDS encoding ABC transporter substrate-binding protein — protein sequence MRMPRLTALLTATAVFTTALTLAASAAEVHVLNWKGYGADEPWAVAAFEKATGNKVVNDFFNSEQEMLTKIRTNPGLYDVVMINAAFNDQAMAEKLIQPIDTSKLPNYADISKDKAGSPMLDHDGKVYGVPWVWGLTALAINEKSFDKPPTSIAEMWDPAHKGRVVIRDDAVEAVQFGAIATGQNINDIKDMEAVKTKLTSLMPQIKTFWSSENDWNQMVASNQIDIGTYWSGSADRAKTHFKLPVSLVIPQEGAVAWLDAFSIPVGSKNVEGAQAFINWMIDPKFYVEWVTKVGAPVSANTKAVEALPEDAFNRKVMGDPEVGKRIQFQAPITDAQREAYLALWQQLKVDVK from the coding sequence ATGCGCATGCCAAGACTGACTGCTCTCTTGACGGCGACCGCCGTCTTCACCACCGCACTCACGCTGGCCGCCAGTGCCGCCGAGGTGCATGTGCTCAACTGGAAAGGCTACGGCGCCGACGAGCCCTGGGCTGTCGCTGCCTTCGAGAAAGCGACCGGCAACAAGGTCGTCAACGACTTCTTCAATTCCGAACAGGAAATGCTGACCAAGATCCGGACCAATCCGGGGCTTTACGACGTGGTCATGATCAACGCCGCTTTCAACGACCAGGCGATGGCGGAAAAACTGATCCAGCCGATCGATACTTCGAAACTGCCGAACTATGCCGACATCAGCAAGGACAAGGCCGGCTCGCCGATGCTCGACCATGACGGCAAGGTCTATGGCGTGCCATGGGTTTGGGGCCTGACGGCGCTCGCCATCAACGAAAAGTCGTTCGACAAGCCGCCGACGTCGATCGCCGAAATGTGGGACCCCGCGCATAAGGGCCGCGTCGTCATCCGCGACGACGCCGTCGAGGCGGTGCAGTTCGGCGCCATCGCCACCGGCCAGAACATCAACGACATCAAGGATATGGAGGCGGTCAAGACGAAGCTCACCTCGCTGATGCCGCAGATCAAGACCTTCTGGAGCTCGGAGAACGACTGGAACCAGATGGTCGCTTCCAACCAGATCGACATCGGCACCTACTGGAGCGGCTCGGCCGACCGCGCCAAGACGCATTTCAAGCTGCCGGTTTCGCTGGTCATTCCGCAGGAAGGCGCCGTCGCGTGGCTCGATGCCTTCTCCATCCCGGTCGGTTCCAAGAATGTCGAAGGCGCGCAGGCCTTCATCAACTGGATGATCGACCCGAAATTCTACGTCGAATGGGTCACCAAGGTCGGCGCTCCGGTTTCCGCCAACACCAAGGCGGTGGAGGCGCTGCCCGAAGATGCCTTCAACCGCAAGGTGATGGGCGATCCCGAGGTTGGCAAGCGCATCCAGTTCCAGGCACCGATCACCGATGCCCAGCGCGAGGCCTATCTGGCGCTCTGGCAGCAGCTCAAGGTCGACGTGAAGTAG
- a CDS encoding ABC transporter permease: MAVQGAVASRSGLRSALPLLAPAYLWLTVAIFLPLSAMVFFSFMTDLPLSGKPWAFTLGNYAAFFSQSLYLTLLLASLRLGLEVTLWCVVIGYPAAYVLAKVLKGRGREAIFLLVILPFWSNGLVRIFSWAMVLREGGILDTALNAVLPFKINIDLMYSYPAVIIGLVHSYVPYMVLTCYLTLQAIDDSLIEAGRSLGASRLQVLKRVIIPLSMPGLVAGAALIFVPVVGSFMEPRILGGRTGTFYGTVIEDQFVAVFNWPLGAALSFILLAVVLVILAVASPVLRRAA, from the coding sequence ATGGCAGTACAGGGCGCGGTCGCGTCGCGCAGCGGGTTGAGATCGGCTCTGCCGTTGCTGGCGCCGGCCTATCTCTGGCTGACGGTGGCGATCTTCCTGCCGCTGTCGGCCATGGTCTTCTTCTCCTTCATGACCGACCTGCCGCTGTCGGGAAAGCCTTGGGCTTTCACGCTCGGCAACTACGCCGCCTTCTTCTCGCAGAGCCTCTACCTGACATTGCTGCTCGCTTCCCTGCGCCTCGGCCTTGAAGTGACGCTGTGGTGCGTCGTCATCGGCTATCCCGCCGCCTACGTGCTCGCCAAGGTGCTGAAGGGGCGCGGCCGCGAGGCGATCTTTCTCCTCGTCATCCTGCCGTTCTGGTCGAACGGGCTGGTGCGCATCTTCTCCTGGGCGATGGTTTTGCGCGAGGGCGGCATCCTCGATACGGCGCTCAACGCCGTGCTACCGTTCAAGATCAACATCGATCTCATGTATTCGTACCCGGCCGTCATCATCGGCCTGGTGCACTCCTATGTGCCTTACATGGTGCTGACCTGCTACCTCACTCTGCAGGCGATCGACGACTCGCTGATCGAGGCCGGGCGCTCGCTCGGCGCCTCACGGCTGCAGGTGCTGAAGCGGGTCATCATCCCGCTTTCGATGCCGGGACTGGTGGCAGGGGCGGCGCTGATCTTCGTTCCTGTCGTCGGCTCGTTCATGGAGCCGCGCATCCTTGGCGGCCGAACCGGCACTTTCTACGGCACGGTCATCGAGGACCAGTTCGTCGCCGTGTTCAACTGGCCGCTGGGGGCGGCGCTCTCCTTCATCCTGCTCGCCGTCGTGCTGGTCATTCTGGCCGTCGCCTCGCCGGTGTTGCGGAGGGCCGCGTGA
- a CDS encoding ABC transporter permease, translated as MKTNRILEGLGRFYIFLLLAFLYLPIIIMALMSFNVSPFYQLPFEWTTEWYASLWQNDQLIAATWNSLEIAIITTLISVVLGSAASLALYRYEFRGKKVLQALLFPPIAIPWLITGTAMLIFFFGVGIGRGLFAILLGHVALALPYVIVVVSARLQTFAPELEEAARSLGANQWQVTMRVTLPWIMPGVIAGGLFAFAVSFDQFVVSYFLSTPGQTTLPVEIYAAIRKGFTPEINAVSTIIIVVSMALMLLTARFFKFGGEK; from the coding sequence ATGAAGACCAACCGCATCCTCGAAGGACTGGGCCGGTTCTACATCTTCCTGCTGCTCGCCTTCCTCTATCTGCCGATCATCATCATGGCGCTGATGTCGTTCAACGTCTCGCCCTTCTACCAATTGCCGTTCGAATGGACGACCGAGTGGTACGCTTCGCTGTGGCAGAACGACCAGCTGATCGCGGCCACCTGGAACAGCCTGGAAATCGCAATCATCACCACGCTCATCAGCGTGGTTCTCGGCTCGGCGGCGTCGCTGGCGCTTTACCGCTATGAATTCCGCGGCAAGAAGGTGCTGCAGGCGCTGCTCTTCCCGCCGATCGCCATTCCGTGGCTGATCACCGGCACGGCGATGCTGATCTTCTTCTTCGGCGTCGGCATCGGGCGCGGCCTGTTCGCCATCCTGCTCGGCCATGTCGCGCTGGCGCTGCCCTATGTCATCGTCGTCGTTTCGGCGCGGCTGCAGACTTTCGCGCCGGAGCTGGAAGAGGCGGCGCGCTCGCTCGGCGCCAACCAGTGGCAGGTGACAATGCGCGTGACGCTGCCCTGGATCATGCCGGGCGTCATCGCCGGCGGGCTGTTCGCCTTCGCCGTGTCGTTCGACCAGTTCGTCGTCTCCTACTTCCTGTCGACGCCCGGCCAGACGACGCTGCCGGTCGAAATCTATGCCGCGATCCGCAAGGGTTTCACGCCCGAGATCAACGCGGTCTCGACCATCATCATTGTCGTGTCGATGGCGCTGATGCTGCTCACGGCGCGCTTCTTCAAATTCGGCGGAGAGAAATAA
- a CDS encoding ABC transporter ATP-binding protein — protein sequence MAGVQVSNVSRSFGAHKALDDVSIDFADGGFYALLGPSGSGKTTLLRQIAGFDFPDTGRISIGGESVERVPVEKRRIGMVFQNYALFPNMSVADNVAFGLSVRGEAKAVIAAEVQRALDLVQLGKLGGRRPHQLSGGQRQRVALARAIVTKPRVLLLDEPLGALDKALRVDMQIELKRIQREIGITTIFVTHDQEEALTMSDRIGILRDGRLVQEGPPEEIYDRPKSEFAATFLGDANIFRGDTTGNGIRLPDGTAIAAGVGPTLAAGAKASCAVRPERIRIATDAGASDGDVNTLKGQVSKRIFAGNNSTYFVERAGQTLKVIVQNTGADRLAEGQDVVLRWSPESTVLIAAS from the coding sequence ATGGCCGGCGTGCAGGTATCCAACGTCTCCCGCAGTTTTGGCGCCCACAAGGCACTGGACGATGTCTCCATCGATTTCGCCGATGGCGGCTTTTATGCACTGCTCGGACCATCGGGTAGCGGCAAGACCACGCTGCTCAGACAGATCGCCGGTTTCGATTTTCCCGATACCGGCCGCATTTCCATCGGCGGCGAAAGCGTGGAACGCGTGCCGGTCGAGAAACGCCGCATCGGCATGGTGTTCCAGAACTACGCGCTGTTTCCCAATATGAGCGTCGCCGACAATGTCGCCTTCGGCCTGTCGGTGCGCGGCGAGGCCAAGGCGGTGATCGCAGCGGAAGTGCAGCGTGCGCTCGACCTAGTGCAATTGGGCAAGCTCGGCGGCCGGCGTCCACACCAGCTCTCCGGCGGCCAGCGCCAGCGCGTCGCGCTGGCGCGCGCCATCGTCACCAAACCGCGCGTGCTGTTGCTCGACGAGCCGCTTGGCGCGCTCGACAAGGCGCTGCGCGTCGACATGCAGATCGAGCTCAAGCGCATCCAGCGCGAGATCGGCATCACCACCATCTTCGTCACCCACGACCAGGAAGAGGCGCTGACGATGAGCGACCGCATCGGCATATTGCGCGATGGCAGGCTGGTGCAGGAAGGGCCGCCGGAAGAGATCTACGACCGGCCGAAGAGCGAATTTGCCGCCACCTTCCTCGGCGACGCCAACATCTTTCGCGGCGATACCACCGGTAACGGCATCCGCCTGCCGGACGGCACGGCGATCGCAGCGGGAGTCGGGCCAACTCTTGCCGCCGGCGCCAAGGCGAGCTGCGCCGTGCGGCCGGAACGCATCCGGATCGCCACCGATGCCGGGGCTTCGGATGGCGATGTGAACACGCTGAAGGGCCAGGTTTCCAAGCGCATCTTCGCCGGCAACAACAGCACCTATTTCGTCGAGCGTGCCGGCCAGACGCTGAAGGTTATCGTGCAGAACACCGGCGCCGACAGGCTGGCGGAAGGGCAGGATGTGGTGCTGCGCTGGTCGCCGGAAAGCACGGTGTTGATTGCTGCGAGCTGA